The following coding sequences are from one Mesorhizobium onobrychidis window:
- a CDS encoding substrate-binding domain-containing protein, whose protein sequence is MRKFLSMLAISAAATTVLGASHAAAQAANPFKCEPGEKYVMNVMVSGVEYWFPVYEMFKQAGQQFGCETEYTGTPEYDVNKQIATFDQALAQKPAGILVHPMNSDPFIEPINRAIDQGTAVVTFAADSPNSKRVSYITSDNVAEGTYAADAVAKAMDGKGEYAVLENPGQDNHDKRIAAFIARMEAKWPDMKLVGRAASNQDATKAYQAVLSLAQAHPELGAVFMPEANSAIGAAQAAKEGGGKIRVMLADVNAKILDMIKAGEIFGSVNPNQGMQGYMGFMLLWLAKHPELIDPMNDARRSGFNGMGVPFVDNGFSIVTAENADDFYWDAYLTRRGTKGIEE, encoded by the coding sequence TTGCGCAAATTTTTGAGCATGCTCGCCATTTCGGCAGCAGCCACCACAGTGTTGGGGGCAAGCCACGCCGCGGCCCAGGCCGCTAACCCGTTCAAGTGCGAGCCGGGTGAAAAATACGTCATGAACGTCATGGTTTCCGGCGTCGAATATTGGTTCCCGGTCTACGAGATGTTCAAGCAGGCTGGACAGCAGTTCGGTTGCGAGACCGAATACACCGGAACGCCCGAATACGATGTGAACAAGCAAATAGCGACATTCGACCAGGCGCTGGCTCAGAAGCCGGCTGGCATCCTGGTGCATCCGATGAACTCCGATCCGTTCATCGAGCCAATCAACCGGGCCATCGACCAGGGAACGGCAGTAGTCACATTCGCCGCGGATTCGCCCAACTCCAAACGAGTGTCCTACATCACCTCCGACAACGTCGCCGAAGGTACCTATGCAGCCGATGCAGTCGCCAAGGCGATGGACGGCAAGGGCGAATACGCTGTCCTCGAAAACCCCGGACAGGATAATCACGATAAGCGCATCGCCGCCTTCATCGCCCGCATGGAAGCCAAATGGCCGGATATGAAGCTCGTCGGCCGCGCGGCGTCGAATCAGGATGCGACGAAGGCCTATCAGGCCGTGCTCAGCCTTGCCCAGGCGCATCCCGAACTGGGCGCGGTGTTCATGCCGGAAGCTAACTCGGCAATCGGCGCCGCGCAGGCCGCGAAGGAGGGCGGCGGCAAGATCCGGGTTATGCTGGCCGACGTCAACGCCAAGATCCTCGATATGATCAAGGCCGGCGAAATCTTTGGCTCGGTCAACCCGAACCAGGGCATGCAGGGCTATATGGGGTTCATGCTGCTGTGGCTGGCCAAGCATCCTGAGTTGATCGATCCGATGAACGACGCCCGGCGATCGGGCTTCAACGGCATGGGCGTGCCTTTCGTCGACAACGGCTTTTCCATCGTCACTGCGGAAAACGCCGATGATTTCTATTGGGATGCCTACCTCACGCGGCGCGGCACCAAGGGCATCGAGGAATAA
- a CDS encoding LacI family DNA-binding transcriptional regulator, which produces MIQRSSKNATIIEVARRAGVSSATAGRVLGDYGYSSPEVQEKVRAAAAALGYRPNRLAKGLITGKTQTIGVVVGDIESPFYASVLRGVGDVARRGGFGVIVTNSDENAELEREAVQLLLEKQVDGLIVSSTFVDEPDHLREAVAARCPVVQFDRIVAGLETDSVVVDNVAVTRSSIAAMIGAGHSRIGILAELGPGQRDDVGSFVASVDLSSADVRYHHPSWQRLLGYLEAHRAAGIEPDLQLVRRVAVYSSEAARKEALDLLTMRNAPSALFTADGVMSTGVLEATSALKLAIPGDVSLLCFDDLDWMQFVAQGITAIAQPAHLIGAAAAELLLKRLVEDTLPFEHRVLAAQIVERNSIAVHV; this is translated from the coding sequence GTGATTCAAAGATCGTCGAAAAACGCAACCATCATAGAAGTTGCTCGCCGGGCCGGGGTCAGCTCCGCCACGGCGGGGCGTGTACTTGGCGACTATGGCTACAGCAGCCCCGAGGTTCAGGAGAAAGTGCGCGCCGCCGCAGCTGCGCTGGGCTATCGCCCCAATCGCCTGGCAAAAGGTCTGATCACCGGTAAGACGCAGACTATCGGAGTTGTGGTCGGCGATATCGAAAGCCCATTCTACGCGAGCGTCTTGCGTGGAGTAGGGGATGTCGCGCGCCGTGGCGGCTTCGGGGTTATCGTTACGAATAGTGACGAAAATGCCGAACTCGAGCGAGAGGCGGTGCAACTGCTGCTGGAAAAGCAGGTCGACGGTTTGATCGTCTCGTCGACCTTCGTGGATGAGCCGGATCATCTTCGTGAGGCAGTCGCGGCCCGCTGTCCAGTGGTGCAGTTCGACCGCATCGTCGCGGGCCTGGAAACCGATTCCGTGGTGGTCGACAACGTGGCTGTAACCCGCAGCAGCATCGCTGCGATGATCGGGGCCGGACACAGCCGCATCGGCATACTGGCCGAACTGGGTCCGGGCCAGCGCGATGATGTCGGCTCGTTTGTGGCGAGCGTCGATCTCTCCAGCGCTGACGTTCGCTACCACCATCCAAGCTGGCAACGGCTGTTGGGTTATCTGGAAGCTCATCGTGCCGCAGGTATCGAGCCGGATCTGCAGTTGGTCCGCCGGGTGGCGGTCTATTCCAGCGAGGCAGCCCGCAAGGAGGCGCTCGATCTGCTGACGATGCGCAATGCACCGTCCGCTCTATTTACCGCCGATGGTGTGATGTCGACAGGCGTTCTGGAGGCGACTTCCGCACTGAAGCTTGCGATTCCAGGAGACGTTTCGCTGCTTTGCTTCGACGATCTCGACTGGATGCAGTTCGTGGCCCAAGGTATCACAGCCATCGCGCAGCCAGCGCATTTGATTGGAGCGGCGGCGGCGGAGCTTCTCTTGAAGAGGCTGGTGGAGGACACGTTACCTTTCGAGCACCGGGTCTTGGCGGCCCAGATCGTGGAACGCAATTCGATTGCCGTGCACGTCTAG
- a CDS encoding amino acid ABC transporter permease/ATP-binding protein, with translation MSWFDTFARSFLDFQAMAEVLPNMVMVGLKNTLILAVASTFFGTLIGIVLAVMGISENRPLKLLARVYTDIFRGLPAIVTILIIGQGFARLGRDLFGPSPYPLGILALSLIAGAYIGEIFRAGIQSVERGQIDATRTLGMTYSQGMRLVVIPQGIRRVLPALVNQFIGNVKDSSLVYFLGLLASERELFRVGQDQAVLTGNLSPLLLAGVFYLVITVPLTHLVNYIDARMRVGKRITGVQSGLKEVAELAEAGVPGAAKSPAAAPTRFKGGSIEVKNIDMAYGAVQVLHDVSLKVEPGTVTCLIGPSGSGKSTLLRCLNRLVECRAGDIRLDGESIYKQTPDQLRRRVGMVFQQFNLFPDRSALANITLALRKVKGMSRQEAERAALARLHEVGLLERKDHRPANLSGGQQQRVAIARALALEPEVMLFDEVTSALDPELVKGVLNLMADLGRGGMTMVVVTHEMNFARKVANQVVFMDEGRIVEAGRPEDLFDNPKSPRLRRFLSEVL, from the coding sequence ATGAGCTGGTTCGATACCTTTGCCCGCAGCTTCCTTGATTTCCAGGCGATGGCAGAAGTTCTGCCAAACATGGTGATGGTCGGCCTCAAGAACACCCTGATCCTGGCCGTCGCCTCGACGTTTTTCGGGACGCTGATCGGTATCGTTCTCGCCGTGATGGGGATTTCCGAGAACCGGCCGCTGAAGCTCCTCGCGCGGGTCTACACCGATATCTTCCGGGGGCTTCCCGCCATTGTCACTATTCTGATCATTGGCCAGGGCTTCGCACGGTTGGGCCGGGACCTGTTCGGTCCATCGCCTTATCCGCTGGGCATTTTGGCACTCAGCCTTATTGCCGGCGCCTACATCGGAGAAATTTTCCGAGCCGGCATTCAGAGCGTCGAGCGCGGTCAGATCGACGCCACCCGCACTCTCGGAATGACGTATAGCCAAGGCATGCGCCTGGTGGTGATCCCGCAAGGCATCCGCCGCGTCCTGCCGGCACTGGTCAACCAGTTCATCGGCAACGTCAAGGACTCCAGCCTGGTCTATTTCCTTGGCCTGCTCGCCTCCGAACGCGAACTGTTCCGCGTCGGCCAAGATCAGGCCGTGCTGACCGGCAACCTGTCACCGCTCTTGCTGGCCGGCGTGTTCTACCTCGTGATCACGGTGCCGCTAACCCACCTCGTCAACTACATCGACGCGCGCATGCGCGTCGGCAAGCGTATCACCGGCGTGCAGAGCGGCCTCAAAGAAGTCGCCGAGCTTGCGGAGGCCGGCGTGCCGGGCGCAGCGAAGTCGCCTGCAGCCGCGCCCACACGCTTCAAGGGCGGCAGCATCGAGGTCAAGAATATCGACATGGCCTACGGCGCCGTCCAAGTGCTCCATGACGTCAGTCTGAAAGTGGAGCCCGGGACGGTCACCTGCCTGATCGGGCCATCCGGCTCGGGCAAGTCGACCTTGCTGCGTTGCCTCAACCGCCTCGTCGAGTGTCGAGCCGGAGACATCCGGCTCGATGGCGAAAGCATCTACAAGCAGACCCCTGACCAACTCCGGCGGCGTGTCGGCATGGTTTTCCAGCAATTCAACTTGTTCCCCGACCGCAGTGCGCTCGCCAACATCACCCTGGCGCTGCGCAAGGTAAAAGGCATGTCGCGCCAGGAGGCTGAGCGCGCGGCCTTAGCGAGGCTGCATGAAGTCGGACTCTTGGAGCGCAAAGACCATCGGCCGGCAAATCTTTCGGGCGGACAGCAGCAGCGGGTGGCCATCGCGCGCGCCCTGGCCCTCGAGCCCGAAGTCATGCTGTTCGACGAAGTCACCAGTGCTCTCGATCCGGAATTGGTAAAGGGTGTCCTGAACTTGATGGCCGACCTCGGACGGGGCGGGATGACGATGGTGGTCGTTACGCACGAGATGAACTTCGCTCGCAAGGTTGCAAACCAGGTCGTTTTCATGGACGAGGGGCGGATTGTCGAGGCAGGGCGACCAGAGGACCTTTTCGACAATCCGAAAAGCCCACGTCTTCGGCGCTTTCTGTCTGAGGTGCTGTGA
- a CDS encoding ABC transporter substrate-binding protein: MQTNSSRRQLVKCGLALTIALATGLGTLASSTQAKASDNPYNLIDPTVISVGTMGDAKPYVFTDANGNFTGFDAELFRDVAHRLGFKEEQVVFTGQEFSALLPSVANGRFDVAVAAIGTTAERKKTVDFGDGYLAGYLSIISADPALTSNESTAGKRIGVIQGTLQEIYAEKNLKGDIVKFPDNNTAVAALNNGTIDGHFTDYESAKQYVERYKNLKITMNVPSFDAPAGFVVKKGNDAFREALNKALREAMEDGTWKRLHEKWFAGTPMPDQYLPKK; encoded by the coding sequence ATGCAAACAAATTCGAGCAGGCGCCAACTGGTGAAATGCGGTCTGGCGCTGACTATCGCGCTGGCGACAGGACTTGGCACATTGGCCTCGTCAACCCAGGCAAAGGCGAGCGACAACCCCTACAACCTCATCGACCCGACGGTGATCAGCGTCGGAACGATGGGCGATGCGAAACCCTACGTCTTCACCGACGCCAACGGCAACTTCACTGGCTTCGACGCTGAGCTCTTCCGCGACGTGGCGCACCGGCTCGGGTTCAAGGAGGAGCAGGTCGTCTTCACCGGCCAGGAATTCTCGGCGCTGCTGCCATCCGTCGCCAACGGCCGCTTCGACGTCGCTGTCGCCGCCATTGGCACGACCGCGGAGCGCAAGAAGACCGTGGATTTTGGCGATGGCTATCTCGCGGGTTACCTTTCGATCATTTCGGCCGATCCGGCTCTGACGAGCAATGAGAGCACCGCCGGAAAGCGCATCGGCGTGATCCAGGGGACGCTGCAGGAAATCTATGCCGAGAAGAATCTGAAAGGTGACATCGTCAAGTTCCCCGACAACAACACCGCGGTGGCGGCGCTGAACAACGGGACGATCGACGGCCATTTCACCGACTATGAGTCGGCCAAGCAGTATGTAGAACGCTATAAAAACCTGAAGATAACAATGAACGTGCCGTCCTTCGATGCGCCAGCCGGGTTCGTGGTCAAGAAAGGCAACGATGCCTTCCGCGAGGCACTGAACAAGGCACTGCGCGAGGCCATGGAGGATGGCACCTGGAAACGGCTGCACGAAAAATGGTTCGCCGGCACCCCCATGCCAGATCAATATCTGCCCAAGAAGTGA
- a CDS encoding PfkB family carbohydrate kinase — protein sequence MVKIAAMGDNVVDCYLARGEMYPGGNCLNVAVYVRRFGGQSAYVGAIGKDRAGDLICTALASERVDVTRLRRLEGRTAYCLIGHHNADRIFLDFDLGVSVFTPTQEDLDFLSGFQAVHIGQSSGLDPWVAAVSSKSLLSYDFSTRREPEHRREVGPYCYLASVSGDGLDDKELAVIASELLACGPKWVLVTRGRAGAVLHSDTVSYRTPARLVEPVDTLGAGDTFIARTLLGLLTEEAPQDILRHAAEAAAATCQYYGAIGHASAIDIGNMTPEILRGAGQHGKTV from the coding sequence ATGGTCAAGATTGCCGCGATGGGCGATAACGTGGTCGATTGCTACCTTGCACGCGGCGAGATGTATCCTGGCGGAAACTGCCTCAATGTCGCGGTCTATGTGAGGCGCTTCGGCGGGCAGTCGGCCTATGTGGGAGCGATCGGCAAAGACCGGGCCGGGGACCTGATCTGCACTGCACTGGCGTCGGAGCGTGTTGACGTCACCAGATTGCGGCGCCTCGAAGGGCGGACCGCTTACTGCCTCATAGGTCACCACAACGCCGATCGGATTTTCCTGGATTTCGATCTCGGCGTTTCGGTGTTCACGCCGACGCAAGAAGATCTGGATTTTCTGTCAGGCTTTCAGGCCGTCCACATCGGCCAGTCCAGCGGGTTAGACCCATGGGTTGCCGCAGTTTCGAGTAAATCACTGTTATCTTACGATTTTTCCACGCGGCGGGAACCGGAACACCGGCGCGAGGTTGGACCCTATTGCTATCTGGCTTCCGTTTCAGGGGATGGTCTTGACGACAAGGAATTGGCCGTAATCGCATCCGAGTTGCTTGCGTGTGGTCCAAAGTGGGTTTTGGTGACTCGCGGTCGAGCCGGCGCGGTGCTTCACAGCGACACAGTCTCCTACCGTACCCCGGCGCGGCTGGTCGAACCCGTCGACACCTTGGGCGCGGGCGACACCTTCATCGCCCGAACGCTACTCGGCCTGCTTACGGAAGAGGCGCCTCAGGACATTCTCCGCCATGCCGCAGAGGCGGCGGCTGCAACCTGCCAGTACTACGGCGCGATCGGCCATGCGTCAGCAATCGATATAGGGAACATGACGCCCGAGATCCTCCGCGGAGCGGGGCAACACGGGAAAACCGTCTAG
- a CDS encoding SIS domain-containing protein codes for MISALPADVERALNATAGRQFSHLFLLACGGSLSIMMAGKYFLDRHNGTFACDIYNADEFVCRDPRRLGPDTLVVLCSQTGTTKETVRAANHARARGATTIGMTLDHTSPLARAVDHPVAYQASYTTGKAIDAAYSNYGVLYMLLAGLIDTREDGGLTNDLLISLSHLQPAIERAHRAYADRFEAFAPRFAHREAIYTLASGASYGAAYSYAICVLMEMQWYDSQAIHANEFFHGPFEVVDRDACFVVLLGLDETRSLSERACDFLIKYGSRENILVLDGAELDLGGMSEHIKPYLVPLVFFDTLWRFAYKLAGLRDRPMLEGRRYMKKLSDY; via the coding sequence ATGATTTCCGCCCTGCCCGCCGACGTAGAACGCGCTCTGAACGCTACGGCGGGCAGGCAGTTTTCGCACCTTTTTCTCCTGGCGTGCGGCGGCTCGCTCTCGATCATGATGGCGGGCAAATACTTCCTCGACCGCCACAATGGCACATTCGCCTGCGACATCTACAACGCGGATGAGTTCGTCTGCCGAGATCCGCGGCGGTTGGGACCTGACACGCTTGTTGTCCTTTGCTCGCAGACAGGAACCACAAAGGAGACCGTACGGGCGGCCAATCATGCCAGGGCGCGAGGCGCAACGACAATCGGCATGACGCTCGACCACACATCGCCCCTCGCGCGGGCGGTCGACCACCCGGTTGCCTACCAGGCCTCGTACACTACGGGCAAAGCAATAGATGCAGCCTACAGCAATTACGGCGTGCTCTACATGCTGCTCGCCGGTCTGATCGATACTCGGGAGGATGGCGGGCTAACCAACGACCTGCTGATCAGCCTGAGCCATCTTCAACCGGCCATCGAGCGCGCGCACCGGGCCTACGCTGACCGGTTCGAGGCCTTCGCCCCTCGCTTCGCACATCGAGAGGCAATCTACACACTGGCCAGCGGTGCCAGCTACGGTGCGGCCTATTCCTACGCCATCTGCGTGCTCATGGAAATGCAGTGGTATGACTCGCAGGCAATACACGCGAACGAGTTCTTCCATGGCCCATTCGAAGTGGTGGATAGGGATGCTTGCTTCGTGGTCTTGCTGGGTTTGGACGAAACGCGGAGCCTTTCCGAACGCGCCTGTGATTTCCTTATCAAGTACGGCAGCCGGGAAAACATCCTGGTGCTCGATGGAGCGGAACTCGACCTCGGCGGTATGTCCGAACATATCAAACCTTACCTCGTGCCTTTGGTCTTCTTCGACACTCTATGGCGTTTTGCCTACAAGCTGGCAGGTCTGCGCGATCGGCCGATGCTCGAGGGCCGGCGCTACATGAAGAAGCTGTCGGACTACTAG
- a CDS encoding NAD(P)/FAD-dependent oxidoreductase, with protein MNASPKPRHVVVVGAGIFGASTALHLARLGFDVTIVNDGAPSNGASGRSLSWLNSARRVDTAYHRLRLAGVDRYRTLAATRPETSSWLRFDGGLTWDADNEANQIASIWQLEQDIGYDSLLLGPAEVGAITPGVNASAITPQGAIFNPGEGWVDLPSLVDLLLNEFRSRGGKLVQDAGRVRIVATGGRARGVVTAGGAPVEADAVVLAVGPSTPSMLAEIGVHVPDATPISLLLKTKPVKTDLRAVLNTPRVAVRPTPDGALVLDSAWSEEEVVVNSDDTYTVHDKTVKGLLDEATAVLDGNPRLQLATYAVGPKPIPGDGEPVLGSVETVADLHVAFSHSGATLGLIVGELLAKEIASGNPHPMLATFRANRFN; from the coding sequence ATGAATGCATCCCCAAAGCCGCGCCATGTCGTCGTTGTCGGCGCAGGCATCTTTGGTGCCTCGACTGCGCTGCACCTCGCCCGCCTTGGCTTTGATGTGACCATTGTCAACGACGGCGCGCCGTCCAACGGTGCATCCGGCCGTTCACTTTCCTGGCTGAACTCAGCGCGACGCGTGGACACTGCCTATCACCGCCTGAGGCTTGCAGGCGTCGACCGTTATCGGACCCTGGCTGCCACAAGGCCGGAAACCTCGTCCTGGCTTCGCTTTGACGGCGGCCTCACCTGGGATGCGGACAATGAGGCGAACCAGATCGCGTCTATCTGGCAGCTGGAGCAGGATATTGGTTATGACTCGCTTCTGCTCGGCCCTGCCGAAGTTGGCGCAATAACGCCCGGGGTCAATGCCAGTGCAATCACCCCGCAGGGCGCCATCTTCAATCCTGGCGAAGGATGGGTTGACCTGCCCTCTTTGGTCGATCTGCTGCTCAATGAATTCCGCTCCCGCGGCGGCAAGCTTGTTCAGGACGCTGGACGGGTGCGGATAGTTGCCACAGGTGGTCGCGCGCGTGGCGTCGTCACTGCTGGCGGTGCGCCGGTCGAGGCGGATGCAGTGGTCCTTGCCGTTGGGCCATCGACGCCTTCCATGCTTGCGGAGATCGGAGTCCATGTCCCCGACGCCACGCCGATTTCACTTCTCTTGAAGACCAAGCCCGTCAAGACCGACCTCCGTGCCGTGCTGAATACGCCGCGTGTGGCGGTGCGCCCGACGCCGGATGGCGCACTTGTTTTGGATTCGGCATGGTCGGAGGAAGAAGTCGTGGTCAACTCGGACGACACCTACACCGTGCACGACAAAACCGTCAAAGGACTGCTCGACGAAGCTACCGCCGTGCTCGACGGCAATCCGCGGCTCCAACTCGCAACCTACGCTGTTGGTCCGAAGCCTATCCCCGGCGATGGCGAGCCGGTGCTTGGCTCCGTCGAGACCGTCGCCGACCTTCACGTCGCTTTTAGCCACAGCGGCGCCACGCTTGGACTGATCGTCGGCGAATTGCTAGCCAAAGAAATCGCCTCCGGCAATCCGCATCCCATGCTTGCTACCTTCCGCGCCAACCGTTTCAATTGA